From Zavarzinella sp., one genomic window encodes:
- a CDS encoding mannose-1-phosphate guanylyltransferase, whose translation MLHAMIMAGGGGTRFWPKSRVALPKQFLCFRGEQSLLQSTVERIEAAIAPEHTWVITSQLHAALTAQQLPALPPTNIVGEPMGRDTTACIGLGAALIQRTDPDATIVVMPADHQIEPVREFQRAVQAAANLADEHPQALFTFGIKPSFPSTGYGYIHRGAAMPASGGIPVYQVQRFREKPPLEQAQQYIASGEFYWNSGIFIWKANTILAQLQARKPAIYDAVQRIADAWHTDSIDEVFAREYLNCEKVSIDFSVMEHAPEVVVLEAPYTWDDVGSWLALERCNPQDANGNTVQANHLGINTHNCVVVGDAENLIATIGIHDLLIIQSGNAFLVAHRNDEGKVKEVVETLKTRQDGTTYL comes from the coding sequence ATGCTACATGCAATGATCATGGCAGGTGGTGGTGGGACGCGATTCTGGCCAAAAAGCCGTGTTGCGCTGCCCAAACAGTTTTTGTGCTTTCGCGGCGAACAATCGTTGCTACAGTCGACTGTCGAGCGAATTGAAGCAGCCATTGCACCAGAACATACCTGGGTAATCACCTCACAATTACATGCCGCACTGACCGCTCAACAGCTTCCGGCACTTCCCCCCACCAATATTGTGGGGGAACCGATGGGGCGAGACACCACGGCCTGTATTGGCCTGGGTGCGGCACTGATTCAACGCACCGATCCCGATGCCACCATCGTGGTGATGCCAGCCGACCACCAGATTGAACCAGTGCGAGAGTTTCAGCGGGCGGTTCAGGCGGCAGCCAATCTCGCCGATGAGCACCCACAGGCACTGTTTACTTTTGGTATTAAACCCAGTTTTCCTTCCACCGGCTATGGCTATATCCATCGTGGGGCCGCCATGCCTGCCAGTGGGGGCATTCCCGTATACCAGGTCCAGCGATTCCGCGAAAAACCGCCTCTGGAACAGGCCCAGCAGTATATCGCATCGGGCGAATTCTATTGGAACAGCGGCATTTTTATTTGGAAAGCAAATACCATTCTGGCACAATTGCAGGCCCGGAAGCCAGCGATCTATGATGCGGTGCAACGGATTGCAGACGCCTGGCACACCGACAGCATTGACGAGGTTTTTGCCCGCGAATACCTGAATTGTGAGAAAGTGAGTATCGATTTTTCGGTGATGGAACACGCACCCGAAGTGGTGGTGTTGGAAGCCCCCTATACTTGGGATGATGTGGGTAGCTGGCTGGCACTGGAACGCTGCAACCCACAGGACGCCAACGGCAATACGGTGCAGGCGAACCACCTGGGGATCAATACCCACAATTGTGTGGTGGTGGGAGATGCTGAAAACCTGATTGCCACTATCGGCATTCATGATTTATTAATTATTCAGTCGGGTAATGCCTTTCTGGTCGCCCACCGAAATGATGAAGGAAAAGTGAAAGAGGTTGTGGAAACGTTGAAGACCCGGCAAGACGGAACCACCTATTTATGA
- a CDS encoding LamG-like jellyroll fold domain-containing protein has protein sequence MNPKNLITKRIVAITIVAGLFGALLIAQVSKRDPAASSLTWQFSSKQLRGKDLQPISGGQNARVLGAPTWSEDLQAVILAGDADGFLVEEKAAPDSPLLPKQDFSASAWVRIDKGTQYGGIVGAMQDNGSYERGWALGYNEKNFTFGVVGTPGEGAPKLTTIESTTIFEPGKWYHLCGTYDGKTMRLYVNGKEEKTSSEQKGPVSYAPSAPFVIGRYRDDNEDFPLVGAIREVSVDFQAISPATIAQRLKSEQALLEKQAAKPIGFVIYPYLQHPTTNSVTVMWETAAPGTSVVEYGITPADTKEAVGEKDVTIHEVKVTNLEIETGYVYRVKTETATGEKLTSDWFQMKTAVKPDSAFSFAIIGDTQRNPTITAKIAQVMYDRRPHFAMHVGDVVNDGPIKDQWVNDLFGPAKMLFSRVAVFPTLGNHERNHAWYYRYFSLPNPEYYYSYSYGNAEFFVVDTNKSVKAGTEQFQWLDKALGNSKAKWKFVYHHHPAWSSDSDDYGKTALGARGQGDKNARSLVELYEKHNVDIVFNGHIHLYERTWPLRGNKVDRSKGVIYITSGGGGGRLEDFDPLPTWFKAQLRVDYHACYVNIHGNQLEFKAFDQNSNLFDSFDLKKE, from the coding sequence GTGAATCCCAAAAACCTGATTACCAAACGAATAGTCGCGATCACGATTGTAGCAGGACTGTTTGGTGCATTGCTGATTGCTCAAGTCAGCAAACGCGATCCAGCAGCATCCAGCCTCACCTGGCAGTTCAGCAGTAAGCAATTGCGAGGCAAGGACTTACAACCGATTTCCGGCGGGCAGAATGCCCGCGTGCTGGGTGCCCCCACCTGGTCTGAAGATCTGCAGGCCGTCATCCTTGCTGGTGATGCTGATGGCTTTCTCGTAGAGGAAAAAGCCGCACCCGATTCTCCATTGTTGCCAAAGCAGGATTTTTCCGCTTCCGCGTGGGTACGCATCGACAAAGGCACACAATACGGTGGGATTGTGGGTGCCATGCAGGATAACGGCTCCTACGAACGCGGTTGGGCGCTGGGCTACAATGAGAAAAACTTCACATTCGGTGTCGTTGGCACTCCAGGTGAAGGTGCACCCAAGTTAACCACCATTGAAAGCACTACAATTTTTGAACCAGGCAAGTGGTATCATCTGTGTGGCACGTACGACGGCAAAACGATGCGGCTCTATGTGAATGGCAAAGAAGAAAAAACTTCCAGCGAACAGAAAGGGCCTGTTTCTTACGCACCGAGTGCTCCATTTGTGATCGGCCGCTATCGCGACGACAACGAAGATTTCCCACTGGTGGGGGCAATTCGTGAAGTGAGTGTCGATTTTCAGGCGATTTCACCTGCAACGATTGCTCAACGCTTAAAAAGCGAGCAGGCACTGCTCGAAAAGCAAGCAGCCAAGCCGATCGGTTTTGTAATCTATCCTTACTTGCAGCATCCCACAACGAACAGCGTGACCGTGATGTGGGAAACCGCAGCACCTGGAACATCGGTGGTGGAATATGGCATCACTCCCGCAGATACGAAAGAAGCTGTGGGTGAAAAAGATGTCACAATACATGAAGTAAAAGTCACTAACCTGGAAATTGAAACGGGTTACGTCTATCGAGTAAAAACAGAAACTGCCACAGGCGAAAAACTGACCAGTGACTGGTTTCAGATGAAAACTGCCGTGAAACCGGATTCTGCGTTTTCATTTGCCATTATTGGCGATACCCAGCGAAATCCCACGATCACGGCGAAAATTGCCCAAGTGATGTACGATCGCCGGCCCCACTTTGCAATGCACGTGGGCGATGTGGTGAACGATGGCCCCATCAAGGATCAGTGGGTGAATGATCTGTTCGGACCTGCGAAAATGCTCTTTTCCCGCGTAGCGGTCTTCCCCACCCTAGGCAACCACGAACGCAACCACGCCTGGTATTACCGCTACTTCAGCCTGCCAAATCCCGAGTATTACTACAGCTACAGTTATGGCAATGCAGAATTTTTTGTGGTGGATACCAATAAATCGGTGAAAGCAGGCACCGAACAGTTCCAGTGGCTGGATAAAGCACTTGGAAACTCGAAAGCAAAATGGAAGTTTGTGTATCACCACCACCCAGCCTGGAGTTCCGACAGCGACGATTACGGCAAAACTGCCCTTGGGGCGCGTGGGCAAGGCGACAAAAATGCCCGCTCGCTGGTGGAACTGTATGAGAAACACAACGTCGACATCGTTTTCAACGGCCACATCCATTTGTACGAACGCACCTGGCCATTACGGGGCAACAAGGTGGATCGAAGCAAAGGCGTCATTTACATCACTTCCGGTGGCGGTGGTGGCAGATTGGAAGATTTCGATCCGCTTCCCACCTGGTTCAAGGCTCAATTGCGGGTCGACTACCACGCCTGTTACGTGAACATCCATGGCAATCAACTGGAGTTCAAAGCCTTCGATCAGAATTCGAACCTGTTCGATTCATTTGATCTGAAGAAGGAATAA
- a CDS encoding macro domain-containing protein, whose protein sequence is MLEGLWLVHPEEAMCTAFKERFADLPNVRIVKGRFEDLEPHDCFVTAGNAFGIMTAGIDAAVVYRFGESLMQRVQQQIMNDYFGEQLVGTAFILPTYDASLPFLCHAPTMRVPGNIEGTDKVYAATWAALLAVQSHNRISDRRIEIVALPAMGTGFGGVPFSESARQMAAAYRHLLEPPHRLDWDFVVERHKAVSYDGTRQVVR, encoded by the coding sequence ATGCTCGAAGGTCTTTGGCTAGTCCATCCCGAAGAAGCAATGTGCACTGCATTCAAAGAACGATTTGCAGATTTGCCGAACGTACGCATCGTCAAAGGACGGTTCGAGGATTTGGAACCGCACGACTGTTTCGTGACTGCAGGTAATGCATTCGGAATAATGACCGCAGGGATTGACGCTGCTGTCGTCTATCGTTTTGGTGAGTCTCTGATGCAGCGAGTTCAGCAACAGATCATGAACGATTACTTTGGCGAACAACTCGTCGGTACAGCATTCATCTTGCCCACGTATGATGCATCATTGCCGTTCTTGTGTCATGCTCCGACAATGCGAGTGCCTGGTAATATCGAAGGCACTGATAAGGTATATGCAGCAACATGGGCGGCATTACTCGCCGTTCAATCGCATAACCGCATTTCTGACAGGAGGATCGAAATAGTAGCGTTACCTGCGATGGGTACAGGTTTCGGAGGAGTTCCTTTCAGCGAGTCCGCAAGACAAATGGCTGCCGCATATCGACATTTGCTAGAACCTCCCCACCGTCTGGACTGGGATTTCGTCGTTGAGCGACACAAAGCGGTTAGTTATGATGGCACTCGCCAAGTGGTCCGGTAA
- a CDS encoding M28 family peptidase — protein sequence MKKWNTSFFTLCALLFTTPMVGAADYPIELLQKDLYFLASKECEGRGLKTEGINKAANYIAQSFRDAGLKSGVPDGTYFQPFGVKDSYLKEGKQVVAITTKGGAIAPAYLKDFTVSGLSGAGEISGELVLAGYGIKTEKYDDYAGIDVKGKIVVVMRQAPQFRKRPHPLFDENQLNEVASLSSKIQTAEKLGAKGVIFINDLDRAGKSDTLMEYSYARDRNAIGKLPVVHWKREIVDTLLKSSKTTLADWQEKIDSQLKPASVALADVKVEITTNVGVRELPVKNVVAVLEGKGPLANETVVLGAHYDHLGRGEAGSLAAGSTDIHYGADDNASGTTGLLALARYYGSQKDREGRRLVFIAFTGEESGLLGSLHYASNPLFPLKDTVAMLNMDMIGRLRVEEKSKKDSLRVGGVGSAKNFEALLDEKNKAAGLHLVKDKSGTGPSDHTSFYTAKVPVYFFFTGEHQEYHTPKDLPETINFKGITRVIDLVRTLCDEIAAAPTRPEYVAGMTGSMSAGRRGPKLGVMPSYGTPDIEGMVVGGIIPGGAAEAGGMKKGDIIVNITGKRIRNINDYMAVMGDQKVDEEIDVTVTRDGKEVKLKVKPK from the coding sequence ATGAAAAAATGGAATACTAGCTTCTTCACTCTTTGTGCGTTGCTTTTCACCACTCCGATGGTGGGGGCAGCGGATTATCCAATTGAACTGCTGCAGAAAGATCTCTATTTCCTGGCCAGCAAAGAATGTGAAGGCCGTGGGCTGAAAACCGAAGGGATCAACAAAGCAGCCAACTATATCGCCCAGTCCTTTCGTGATGCCGGCCTGAAATCGGGTGTGCCGGATGGCACTTACTTTCAGCCGTTCGGCGTGAAAGATTCGTATTTGAAAGAAGGCAAACAGGTGGTTGCCATCACCACCAAAGGTGGGGCAATTGCCCCCGCATACCTGAAAGATTTCACCGTCAGTGGCCTCAGTGGTGCCGGTGAGATTTCCGGTGAACTGGTTCTTGCTGGTTACGGCATTAAAACAGAAAAGTACGATGATTACGCCGGGATTGATGTCAAAGGCAAGATTGTTGTGGTGATGCGACAGGCACCGCAGTTTCGCAAACGGCCCCACCCATTGTTCGATGAAAATCAACTGAACGAAGTGGCTTCGCTCTCTTCCAAAATCCAGACTGCAGAAAAGCTGGGTGCGAAAGGGGTGATCTTTATCAACGATCTCGACCGTGCAGGCAAATCAGACACCTTAATGGAATACAGCTATGCCCGCGACCGCAATGCAATCGGCAAATTGCCCGTGGTGCACTGGAAACGGGAAATTGTTGACACATTGTTGAAGAGTAGCAAGACAACATTAGCCGACTGGCAAGAAAAAATCGATAGCCAGTTGAAGCCCGCCAGTGTGGCTCTGGCCGATGTGAAAGTGGAAATCACCACCAACGTTGGCGTGCGGGAACTGCCCGTTAAAAATGTGGTTGCGGTTCTTGAAGGAAAAGGGCCGCTGGCCAACGAAACCGTCGTGCTGGGTGCCCACTACGACCACCTGGGACGAGGTGAAGCTGGATCGCTGGCTGCGGGAAGCACCGATATTCACTATGGTGCGGATGACAATGCTTCCGGCACCACTGGTTTGCTGGCACTTGCCCGATACTACGGCAGCCAGAAAGACCGAGAAGGCCGCAGATTAGTTTTCATTGCTTTCACTGGTGAAGAATCAGGTCTGCTGGGCAGTTTGCATTATGCATCGAACCCTCTGTTCCCACTGAAAGATACTGTGGCGATGCTGAACATGGACATGATTGGTCGACTGCGGGTGGAGGAAAAATCGAAGAAAGACTCTCTGCGTGTCGGCGGGGTGGGGTCTGCGAAAAACTTTGAAGCACTTCTGGATGAAAAAAACAAAGCAGCCGGCCTGCACCTGGTAAAAGATAAAAGTGGCACCGGGCCCAGCGACCATACATCGTTTTACACTGCGAAAGTTCCGGTCTATTTCTTCTTCACCGGTGAGCACCAGGAATACCACACACCGAAAGATTTACCGGAAACAATCAACTTCAAGGGCATCACCAGGGTGATTGATCTTGTCCGCACCCTGTGCGATGAAATTGCCGCAGCCCCCACCCGACCGGAGTATGTGGCCGGGATGACCGGTTCGATGAGTGCCGGCCGACGTGGCCCCAAACTGGGTGTGATGCCCAGCTATGGCACGCCGGACATTGAAGGGATGGTTGTCGGCGGTATCATCCCCGGCGGTGCAGCAGAAGCTGGTGGCATGAAAAAAGGCGACATCATCGTGAACATCACCGGCAAACGAATCCGCAACATCAACGACTACATGGCCGTCATGGGCGATCAGAAGGTTGATGAAGAAATCGATGTTACCGTGACACGCGATGGCAAAGAAGTAAAGCTGAAAGTAAAACCGAAGTAA
- a CDS encoding MarR family transcriptional regulator gives MNAIQSTPPNTHGFDSPEQELYLSIWRTYDRLRVLEDELFARWELTAQQYNVLRLLMAAHPRSVPTISLMNRLVSRSPDITRMLDRLQKRGLIERVRSDADRRSIHVTITPLGVDLVAEIAAPLQACHQQQLGHMTVEEIETLVALLAKARGPHENETSYWK, from the coding sequence TTGAACGCGATCCAATCGACCCCGCCCAACACCCACGGGTTTGATTCGCCGGAACAGGAACTGTACCTGTCAATCTGGCGAACGTACGACCGCTTGCGGGTGCTGGAAGATGAACTCTTCGCCCGCTGGGAGTTAACTGCCCAACAATATAACGTGCTGCGACTGTTAATGGCGGCCCACCCACGATCTGTGCCCACAATTTCATTGATGAATCGACTGGTGTCGCGGTCTCCGGATATCACGCGGATGCTGGATCGTCTGCAGAAGCGAGGATTGATTGAACGGGTGCGTTCGGACGCTGATCGTCGTTCCATTCATGTCACAATTACCCCACTGGGGGTGGATCTGGTGGCAGAAATTGCCGCACCACTGCAGGCATGCCACCAGCAGCAGTTGGGTCATATGACGGTGGAAGAAATTGAAACCCTGGTGGCGTTGCTGGCAAAAGCCCGCGGCCCCCATGAAAATGAAACCAGTTATTGGAAATAA
- a CDS encoding NAD(P)/FAD-dependent oxidoreductase, with amino-acid sequence MRKEVDVAVIGGGPSGATTATLLAQKGYQVELFEREKFPRFHIGESLIPHTYNVLKRLNMLDKMKSSHFVKKYSVQFVSQHGKLSEPFYFVDHENHERSQTWQVRRSEFDQMMLENAREHGVHAHEGVRVLDVIFENDRAVGVRLLDADGKEQEVRAKVVVDASGQSSILLDRLNLRQWDPELRKAAVWTYWKNAYRDEGKDSGATIVLQTKEKKGWFWYIPMHDDIISVGVVADYQYLFQNRASKDLKSIYFEEVERCPGLAPRLANATQCDEFRAQKEYSYKATKVAGDGWVLVGDAFGFLDPLYSSGVLLALTSGGLAADAIGDALAANDPSETRLRAWEKDYLVAMERMRRLVCAFYDGLNFGKLVRKNPDKKGLITDVLIGNLFYEEVDQLWPLIEELEQEKRAEQEKLLVN; translated from the coding sequence ATGCGAAAAGAAGTTGATGTTGCCGTAATCGGTGGTGGGCCATCCGGAGCCACCACTGCGACGCTGCTGGCACAGAAAGGTTATCAGGTGGAACTGTTCGAGCGTGAAAAGTTCCCACGGTTTCATATTGGCGAGTCGCTGATTCCCCACACGTACAATGTGCTGAAACGCCTGAACATGCTCGACAAAATGAAAAGCAGTCATTTTGTTAAGAAATACAGTGTGCAGTTTGTTTCGCAGCACGGAAAACTAAGTGAGCCGTTCTACTTTGTCGACCACGAAAACCACGAACGCAGCCAGACCTGGCAGGTTCGCCGCAGCGAATTCGACCAGATGATGCTGGAAAACGCCCGCGAACATGGTGTGCATGCCCACGAAGGGGTGCGAGTGCTGGACGTGATCTTTGAAAACGACCGTGCCGTGGGTGTCCGCCTGTTGGATGCAGACGGTAAAGAGCAGGAAGTGCGGGCAAAAGTGGTCGTTGATGCCAGCGGCCAGTCTTCGATTCTGCTCGACCGCCTCAATTTGCGTCAATGGGACCCGGAATTACGGAAAGCAGCCGTCTGGACCTACTGGAAAAATGCTTATCGGGATGAAGGGAAAGATTCTGGCGCCACCATCGTGCTGCAGACCAAAGAAAAGAAGGGCTGGTTCTGGTACATCCCCATGCACGATGACATTATCAGCGTTGGCGTGGTGGCAGACTATCAATATTTGTTCCAGAACCGTGCCAGCAAAGATCTGAAATCGATCTACTTCGAAGAAGTGGAGCGATGCCCCGGTCTGGCACCACGTCTGGCGAATGCCACCCAGTGCGATGAATTCCGTGCCCAGAAAGAGTATTCATACAAAGCCACCAAAGTTGCTGGCGATGGCTGGGTTCTTGTGGGTGATGCATTCGGCTTTTTAGACCCACTCTACTCATCTGGGGTGCTGCTGGCACTGACTTCTGGGGGGCTGGCTGCGGATGCCATTGGCGACGCACTGGCTGCAAATGATCCCAGTGAGACCCGCCTGCGAGCATGGGAAAAAGATTATCTAGTAGCCATGGAGCGCATGCGTCGTCTGGTGTGTGCCTTCTACGATGGCCTGAACTTTGGCAAACTGGTCCGCAAAAATCCGGACAAGAAAGGGTTGATTACCGATGTTCTGATCGGCAATCTGTTCTACGAAGAAGTCGACCAGCTCTGGCCACTGATTGAAGAACTGGAACAGGAAAAACGAGCAGAACAGGAAAAACTCCTGGTGAACTGA
- the ruvX gene encoding Holliday junction resolvase RuvX, which yields MTTKLPRVGRILAVDFGTVRVGLAVADWDYPIASPLATYTRVRDDIDRAYFIKTVEQERITGIIVGLPIHNSGKEGVKARESRDYADWLAKVTKLPIELVDERFTTVFAEEILWDAGFTHKQRKARRDALAAQILLKSYLESLPPAEKKSEESQDEG from the coding sequence ATGACGACCAAGCTGCCCCGCGTGGGGCGTATCCTGGCAGTCGATTTCGGTACCGTCCGCGTGGGGCTGGCAGTTGCCGACTGGGATTACCCCATCGCCAGCCCACTGGCCACCTACACCCGCGTGCGGGATGACATCGACCGTGCTTATTTCATCAAAACAGTGGAACAGGAACGCATTACCGGCATTATTGTCGGGCTGCCCATCCATAACAGCGGGAAAGAAGGGGTGAAAGCCCGCGAATCCCGTGATTACGCAGATTGGCTGGCAAAAGTGACCAAGTTGCCCATCGAATTAGTAGATGAGCGATTTACAACCGTGTTTGCTGAAGAGATTCTGTGGGATGCCGGCTTTACACACAAGCAACGCAAAGCCCGCCGAGACGCACTCGCCGCCCAGATTCTGCTGAAATCGTACCTGGAATCTCTCCCACCTGCGGAGAAGAAATCAGAAGAAAGCCAGGATGAGGGATGA
- a CDS encoding alpha/beta hydrolase yields MKILFLHGWRSVPGGVKPTFLQNHHHEVLNPALPDDDFFAAVRIAQQEYDTHAPDVVVGSSRGGAVAMNIIAPNARLVLLCPAWKNWGSVKSVPPDTIILHSRADDVIPFADSEELASRSQATLLEVGNDHRLADPEPLQAMLQACERTG; encoded by the coding sequence ATGAAAATACTGTTTTTACATGGTTGGCGAAGTGTCCCAGGTGGGGTGAAGCCGACCTTTCTGCAAAATCACCACCACGAGGTTTTGAATCCCGCCCTGCCAGACGACGACTTTTTCGCTGCGGTGCGAATTGCTCAGCAAGAGTACGACACCCACGCACCCGATGTCGTGGTGGGAAGTTCACGCGGGGGTGCGGTCGCCATGAATATCATCGCCCCAAACGCTCGATTGGTTCTTTTATGCCCGGCCTGGAAAAATTGGGGCTCGGTGAAGTCGGTGCCACCGGACACCATTATTCTGCACAGTCGTGCGGATGATGTGATTCCGTTTGCAGACAGCGAAGAACTGGCGTCGCGAAGTCAGGCCACGTTACTGGAAGTCGGGAACGATCATCGGCTCGCAGATCCAGAACCACTGCAGGCGATGTTGCAGGCATGCGAACGAACAGGGTAG